Genomic DNA from Candidatus Methylomirabilota bacterium:
AGCTGGGCGAGGTGACCGGCGCGGTCGCCGAAGGGACCGCGCTGGCCGCCGCCCTCGAGGAGCGCTATCACGCGGCCGAGCGGGTGACGGCGGGACGGCCGCCCGTCCGCGTGTTCTGCCCGATCTGGCGGGGGCCGTACATGACCGTGAACCGCGATACCTACGTCCACGACATGCTCCGCATCTCGGGGGGCGGCAACATCTTCGCCGACCGGCCCGCGCGCTACCCCGAGGTCACCCTCGAGGAGGTCGCGGCCGCCGCTCCCGAAGTCATCCTCCTGCCCGACGAGCCCTATCGCTTCCGCCCCGCGCACCTGCCCGATTTCCAGGCGTTTCCGGAGATCCCCGCCGTGGCCGCCGGGCGCCTTCGCTTCGTCGACGGCAAGCTCCTTTCCTGGTATGGGCCCCGGATCGCCGAAGCCCTCGAGCGC
This window encodes:
- a CDS encoding helical backbone metal receptor, with product MASKPKVGGEKDPDLEKIRALVPDLVVANIEENRRDVVERLRAWGIPVWVTFPRSVWDGIQLVRELGEVTGAVAEGTALAAALEERYHAAERVTAGRPPVRVFCPIWRGPYMTVNRDTYVHDMLRISGGGNIFADRPARYPEVTLEEVAAAAPEVILLPDEPYRFRPAHLPDFQAFPEIPAVAAGRLRFVDGKLLSWYGPRIAEALERLPAFLAL